A region from the Musa acuminata AAA Group cultivar baxijiao chromosome BXJ1-10, Cavendish_Baxijiao_AAA, whole genome shotgun sequence genome encodes:
- the LOC103969502 gene encoding C-type lectin receptor-like tyrosine-protein kinase At1g52310 isoform X2: MARGGGVFRASCLICIFLAASICCISAQDSAFCPSGWYVGPNKNKCFIHIASSLSWIKSEKLCQSHNGHLAALTSAQELSLAQSLCAGSSTGCWVGGRGYNSTLGFGWKWSDNTSSWNESVFPGEPFHVNCTGASCNSISPTDSCTLVTSGHVAFVGERCNTSHELICMLGRESKCSHKHCHREYFIILAAVSGLILFITLALVIWLLVYRRSKKRRRSRKISSPSAAALVPPSWKVFTSEELRSITKNFSEGNRLIGDAKTGGTYSGFLSDGSRVAVKRLKRYSLQRKKEFYSEVGRVAKLHHPNLVAVKGCCYDHGDRYIVYKFVANGPLDRWLHHIPRGGRNLDWAMRIRVATTLSQGIAFLHDKVKPQVVHRDIRASNVLLDEEFGSHLMGVGLSKFVPWEVMHERTKMAGTYGYLAPEFMYRNELTTKSDVYSFGVLLLEIISGRRPGQAVESVGWQTIFEWATPLVQSHRYVELLDPLISDIPDDGVIQKVVDLVYACTQHVPSVRPRMSHVVHQLQQLGLRAVSEQPRSGTSTSATSPMLPLQVETPR, from the exons ATGGCGAGGGGAGGAGGTGTCTTCCGCGCCTCATGCCTCATCTGCATCTTCCTCGCCGCCTCGATCTGTTGCATCTCAGCTCAAGACT CAGCATTTTGCCCATCTGGTTGGTATGTCGGTCCCAATAAGAACAAATGCTTCATACATATAGCAAGTTCCCTTTCATGGATCAAGTCAGAGAAACTCTGTCAGAGTCATAATGGTCATTTGGCTGCCCTCACTTCGGCTCAGGAATTGAGTCTTGCACAGAGCCTATGTGCCGGAAGCAGCACTGGATGTTGGGTTGGAGGCCGTGGTTATAATTCTACGTTAGGGTTTGGTTGGAAATGGTCTGACAACACGTCAAGTTGGAATGAATCAGTTTTCCCTGGTGAACCTTTTCATGTTAATTGTACGGGAGCTTCATGCAACAGCATTAGCCCAACTGATTCATGTACTTTGGTAACTAGTGGCCATGTTGCTTTCGTCGGTGAAAGATGCAATACATCTCATGAACTTATTTGCATGCTTGGTCGAG AAAGCAAATGTTCCCACAAGCATTGCCATAGGGAGTATTTTATCATCCTTGCAGCTGTAAGTGGATTAATTCTTTTCATCACCCTGGCTCTTGTCATATGGCTCCTTGTATATAGGCGAAGCAAGAAACGCAGAAGATCTCGCAAAATTTCTAGTCCTTCAGCAGCTGCATTAGTTCCTCCATCATGGAAAGTTTTCACCAGTGAAGAGTTGAGATCAATTACAAAGAACTTTAGTGAAGGAAATCGACTTATTGGGGATGCCAAAACAGGTGGAACTTATAGTGGGTTCTTGTCTGATGGCTCGCGAGTGGCAGTTAAGAGACTAAAGAGGTATAGCCTTCAAAGGAAGAAGGAATTCTACTCTGAGGTTGGAAGAGTTGCAAAACTTCACCATCCTAATTTGGTGGCAGTTAAAGGTTGTTGCTATGATCATGGTGATCGCTATATTGTTTACAAGTTTGTTGCTAATGGACCATTGGATCGATGGCTGCACCACATACCAAGAGGTGGTAGGAACTTGGATTGGGCTATGAGAATCAGAGTTGCCACAACTCTTTCGCAAGGAATCGC atttcttcatgACAAGGTGAAGCCACAAGTTGTACACCGTGACATTCGAGCTAGCAATGTGCTTCTTGATGAAGAGTTTGGATCACATCTGATGGGTGTAGGGCTCTCTAAATTTGTACCTTGGGAAGTGATGCATGAAAGGACAAAGATGGCAGGAACTTATGGATATCTTGCTCCAGAATTTATGTATAGAAATGAATTGACAACCAAGAGCGATGTGTACAGTTTCGGTGTGCTGCTGCTAGAGATCATCAGTGGCCGGCGGCCAGGCCAGGCCGTCGAATCTGTGGGTTGGCAGACAATATTTGAGTGGGCGACACCGCTTGTTCAGTCCCATAGGTATGTTGAACTCCTCGATCCACTCATTTCTGACATTCCCGATGATGGCGTGATACAAAAGGTGGTGGATCTTGTGTACGCGTGCACCCAGCATGTCCCGTCAGTTCGACCACGGATGTCACATGTTGTCCACCAACTGCAGCAGTTGGGTCTGAGGGCTGTCTCCGAGCAGCCAAGAAGTGGTACAAGCACCAGCGCAACGTCCCCGATGTTGCCACTGCAGGTGGAGACACCTCGCTGA
- the LOC103969502 gene encoding C-type lectin receptor-like tyrosine-protein kinase At1g52310 isoform X1, translating to MARGGGVFRASCLICIFLAASICCISAQDSFCPSGWYVGPNKNKCFIHIASSLSWIKSEKLCQSHNGHLAALTSAQELSLAQSLCAGSSTGCWVGGRGYNSTLGFGWKWSDNTSSWNESVFPGEPFHVNCTGASCNSISPTDSCTLVTSGHVAFVGERCNTSHELICMLGRESKCSHKHCHREYFIILAAVSGLILFITLALVIWLLVYRRSKKRRRSRKISSPSAAALVPPSWKVFTSEELRSITKNFSEGNRLIGDAKTGGTYSGFLSDGSRVAVKRLKRYSLQRKKEFYSEVGRVAKLHHPNLVAVKGCCYDHGDRYIVYKFVANGPLDRWLHHIPRGGRNLDWAMRIRVATTLSQGIAFLHDKVKPQVVHRDIRASNVLLDEEFGSHLMGVGLSKFVPWEVMHERTKMAGTYGYLAPEFMYRNELTTKSDVYSFGVLLLEIISGRRPGQAVESVGWQTIFEWATPLVQSHRYVELLDPLISDIPDDGVIQKVVDLVYACTQHVPSVRPRMSHVVHQLQQLGLRAVSEQPRSGTSTSATSPMLPLQVETPR from the exons ATGGCGAGGGGAGGAGGTGTCTTCCGCGCCTCATGCCTCATCTGCATCTTCCTCGCCGCCTCGATCTGTTGCATCTCAGCTCAAGACT CATTTTGCCCATCTGGTTGGTATGTCGGTCCCAATAAGAACAAATGCTTCATACATATAGCAAGTTCCCTTTCATGGATCAAGTCAGAGAAACTCTGTCAGAGTCATAATGGTCATTTGGCTGCCCTCACTTCGGCTCAGGAATTGAGTCTTGCACAGAGCCTATGTGCCGGAAGCAGCACTGGATGTTGGGTTGGAGGCCGTGGTTATAATTCTACGTTAGGGTTTGGTTGGAAATGGTCTGACAACACGTCAAGTTGGAATGAATCAGTTTTCCCTGGTGAACCTTTTCATGTTAATTGTACGGGAGCTTCATGCAACAGCATTAGCCCAACTGATTCATGTACTTTGGTAACTAGTGGCCATGTTGCTTTCGTCGGTGAAAGATGCAATACATCTCATGAACTTATTTGCATGCTTGGTCGAG AAAGCAAATGTTCCCACAAGCATTGCCATAGGGAGTATTTTATCATCCTTGCAGCTGTAAGTGGATTAATTCTTTTCATCACCCTGGCTCTTGTCATATGGCTCCTTGTATATAGGCGAAGCAAGAAACGCAGAAGATCTCGCAAAATTTCTAGTCCTTCAGCAGCTGCATTAGTTCCTCCATCATGGAAAGTTTTCACCAGTGAAGAGTTGAGATCAATTACAAAGAACTTTAGTGAAGGAAATCGACTTATTGGGGATGCCAAAACAGGTGGAACTTATAGTGGGTTCTTGTCTGATGGCTCGCGAGTGGCAGTTAAGAGACTAAAGAGGTATAGCCTTCAAAGGAAGAAGGAATTCTACTCTGAGGTTGGAAGAGTTGCAAAACTTCACCATCCTAATTTGGTGGCAGTTAAAGGTTGTTGCTATGATCATGGTGATCGCTATATTGTTTACAAGTTTGTTGCTAATGGACCATTGGATCGATGGCTGCACCACATACCAAGAGGTGGTAGGAACTTGGATTGGGCTATGAGAATCAGAGTTGCCACAACTCTTTCGCAAGGAATCGC atttcttcatgACAAGGTGAAGCCACAAGTTGTACACCGTGACATTCGAGCTAGCAATGTGCTTCTTGATGAAGAGTTTGGATCACATCTGATGGGTGTAGGGCTCTCTAAATTTGTACCTTGGGAAGTGATGCATGAAAGGACAAAGATGGCAGGAACTTATGGATATCTTGCTCCAGAATTTATGTATAGAAATGAATTGACAACCAAGAGCGATGTGTACAGTTTCGGTGTGCTGCTGCTAGAGATCATCAGTGGCCGGCGGCCAGGCCAGGCCGTCGAATCTGTGGGTTGGCAGACAATATTTGAGTGGGCGACACCGCTTGTTCAGTCCCATAGGTATGTTGAACTCCTCGATCCACTCATTTCTGACATTCCCGATGATGGCGTGATACAAAAGGTGGTGGATCTTGTGTACGCGTGCACCCAGCATGTCCCGTCAGTTCGACCACGGATGTCACATGTTGTCCACCAACTGCAGCAGTTGGGTCTGAGGGCTGTCTCCGAGCAGCCAAGAAGTGGTACAAGCACCAGCGCAACGTCCCCGATGTTGCCACTGCAGGTGGAGACACCTCGCTGA
- the LOC103969503 gene encoding uncharacterized protein LOC103969503, whose amino-acid sequence MIQLLFLVLFAEGAVALILMWKIGPLRELAMRGLDQLKTGKGPATVKTLACTMSVILASSVASILKIQNRGAKLGTVTPMDQVLWRTHLVEASLIGYTLFLALVIDRLHHYLRKLINLRRTANTSQEEVENLKKEQQRFKEKEETSLNEIKKLHEEVASLKERLQKFKSESAEHEKRAETAEAHVTALQKQSEELLLEYDRLLEDNQILQTQALAFRG is encoded by the exons ATGATTCAGCTGCTGTTTCTGGTGCTCTTCGCGGAGGGGGCGGTGGCACTGATTCTAATGTGGAAGATTGGGCCACTTCGGGAGCTGGCGATGAGGGGGTTGGACCAGTTGAAGACCGGGAAGGGGCCGGCGACGGTGAAGACGCTGGCGTGCACAATGTCGGTGATCTTGGCGTCGAGCGTGGCCAGCATTCTCAAGATCCAGAACAGGGGCGCAAAGCTTGGAACTGTCACCCCAATGGATCAAGTCTTGTGGAGGACCCACCTAGTTGAAGCCTCGCTCATCG GCTACACTCTTTTTCTTGCTTTAGTGATCGACCGTTTGCACCACTACCTTAGGAAGTTGATCAATTTGAGAAGAACAGCTAATACATCCCAAGAAGAAGTTGAGAATCTTAAGAAAGAGCAACAAAGGTTTAAAGAGAAGGAGGAGACATCTTTAAATGAGATAAAAAAGCTCCATGAAGAGGTAGCAAGTTTAAAGGAGAGGCTGCAGAAGTTTAAGTCAGAGTCGGCGGAGCATGAGAAAAGGGCAGAGACAGCTGAAGCTCATGTCACCGCCCTTCAAAAACAGTCTGAAGAACTGCTGCTTGAATATGACCGCCTGTTGGAGGACAACCAAATCCTTCAGACTCAGGCTTTAGCATTCAGAGGTTGA
- the LOC103969505 gene encoding uncharacterized RING finger protein C548.05c gives MVLDVDLNSPPLEIHEQEASSGSRHPAASHGTSASINPRHIYPSGQHQGSAPQPYDVLDSSLIDVDAIEDEVQMLSSPRGFPQARNHSRRNQPVTVVLDEDLDTSSRISEGSATILSLNDHNKHERSSRNISVINCELYPALEEESNVKGKNVMEARPEPPKEPAFICPICMDTLVEPSSTICGHIFCCSCIKASVKSQKKCPTCQRKLSMSNFHRVYLPTTTD, from the exons ATGGTTCTAGATGTAGATCTCAATTCTCCACCTCTTGAGATCCATGAGCAAGAAGCATCTTCTGGTTCCAGACACCCTGCTGCATCTCATGGAACATCTGCTTCCATCAATCCTCGGCATATTTATCCCAGTGGACAGCATCAGGGTTCTGCCCCACAGCCCTATGATGTTTTAGACAGTTCACTTATTGATGTAGATGCCATCGAGGATGAGGTCCAGATGCTCTCATCCCCAAGAGGGTTTCCTCAG GCAAGGAATCATTCTAGGAGAAatcaacctgtgacagtagtcctCGATGAAGATCTTGACACAAGTTCAAGAATATCAG AGGGATCAGCAACCATATTATCTTTGAATGATCACAATAAGCATGAAAGAAGTTCAAGAAACATTTCAGTTATTAATTGTGAGCTTTATCCAGCtctggaagaggagtccaacgtgAAG GGCAAGAATGTCATGGAAGCCAGGCCGGAGCCGCCAAAGGAACCAGCTTTCATCTGCCCCATCTGCATGGACACACTGGTGGAGCCATCGTCAACTATTTGCGGCCATATTTTCTGCTGCAGCTGCATAAAGGCGTCCGTTAAATCTCAGAAGAAGTGCCCTACTTGTCAAAGAAAGCTAAGCATGAGCAATTTCCACAGGGTGTATCTTCCAACTACTACTGACTGA
- the LOC103969504 gene encoding uncharacterized protein LOC103969504 isoform X1 produces MGSLATHPSGPRFCSCANNRTAAFLCMVFIIGTSFVEFDYIMKLWTGISTDFVATTQANSWHRESSLINVINPTLKVNVINPTLKTDISDLPPQANSWHRESSLESTRSNSCKSPCTSLGSEALPKGIVSPKSDLEMVPLWGSRRGKDGVSLQKSLLAIPVGINQKAMVNQIVMKFVSSDFTVMLFHYDGVVDEWKDLQWSDSALHISAINQTKWWFAKRFLHPDIVAPYKYIFLWDEDIEVENFHPKRYLMIVEREGLEISQPALDLAKSRIHHQITARLSKRVVHRRMYKFSGDKKCDDNSSQPPCTGWVEMMAPVFSRAAWRCAWHMIQNDLIHAWGLDMKLGYCAQGDQSKNIGVVDSEYIVHKGLPTLGGFDEKMGSTGSPAAKDRSAVRRRSSVELEIFRKRWQKAATEDNCWIDPYPELETNSRKQ; encoded by the exons ATG GGTTCTCTTGCCACACATCCCTCAGGTCCAAGATTCTGTTCTTGTGCCAACAACCGTACAGCTGCTTTCCTATGTATGGTGTTCATCATCGGGACCTCTTTTGTTGAATTTGATTATATAATG AAATTGTGGACTGGGATATCAACTGATTTTGTAGCAACTACTCAAGCCAATTCGTGGCACCGTGAGTCTAGCTTGATAAATGTAATTAATCCTACTCTGAAGGTAAATGTAATTAATCCTACTCTGAAGACTGACATATCAGACTTACCCCCTCAAGCCAATTCATGGCACCGTGAGTCTAGCTTGGAGTCCACTCGATCCAATTCATGCAAG AGTCCTTGCACATCTCTGGGAAGTGAAGCATTGCCTAAAGGTATTGTTAGTCCGAAGTCAGACTTGGAAATGGTGCCTCTATGGGGTTCTCGAAGAGGAAAG GATGGTGTCAGTTTACAGAAGAGCTTATTGGCGATTCCAGTTGGAATAAACCAAAAGGCCATGGTGAATCAGATTGTAATGAAG TTTGTTTCCAGTGATTTCACCGTGATGCTTTTTCACTATGATGGTGTTGTTGATGAATGGAAAGATTTACAATGGAGTGACAGTGCCCTACATATTTCTGCAATCAATCAAACAAAATG GTGGTTTGCTAAGCGCTTCTTACATCCAGACATAGTTGCACCGTACAAGTATATCTTCCTATGGGATGAGGATATCGAGGTGGAAAATTTTCATCCTAAAAG ATACTTGATGATTGTTGAGAGGGAAGGCTTAGAGATATCACAACCTGCACTTGACCTTGCAAAATCTCGGATTCATCATCAAATTACAGCACGTTTAAGCAAACGAGTCGTACACAG AAGGATGTACAAGTTCAGTGGTGACAAAAAATGTGATGATAACAGCAGTCAACCTCCATGCACTGG ATGGGTAGAAATGATGGCTCCTGTTTTCTCGAGAGCTGCCTGGCGCTGTGCGTGGCATATGATTCAA AATGACTTGATTCATGCATGGGGTCTCGATATGAAGCTCGGTTACTGTGCTCAG GGTGATCAGAGCAAAAACATTGGAGTGGTGGACAGTGAATACATAGTTCATAAGGGGCTGCCGACGCTTGGCGGGTTTGATGAGAAAATG GGATCTACTGGTTCGCCTGCCGCTAAAGATAGATCTGCA GTGAGGCGGCGGTCTTCTGTCGAATTGGAGATCTTTCGAAAAAGATGGCAGAAGGCTGCGACCGAAGATAATTGCTGGATCGATCCATATCCTGAACTCGAAACAAACTCGAGGAAGCAGTAA
- the LOC103969504 gene encoding uncharacterized protein LOC103969504 isoform X2, which yields MVFIIGTSFVEFDYIMKLWTGISTDFVATTQANSWHRESSLINVINPTLKVNVINPTLKTDISDLPPQANSWHRESSLESTRSNSCKSPCTSLGSEALPKGIVSPKSDLEMVPLWGSRRGKDGVSLQKSLLAIPVGINQKAMVNQIVMKFVSSDFTVMLFHYDGVVDEWKDLQWSDSALHISAINQTKWWFAKRFLHPDIVAPYKYIFLWDEDIEVENFHPKRYLMIVEREGLEISQPALDLAKSRIHHQITARLSKRVVHRRMYKFSGDKKCDDNSSQPPCTGWVEMMAPVFSRAAWRCAWHMIQNDLIHAWGLDMKLGYCAQGDQSKNIGVVDSEYIVHKGLPTLGGFDEKMGSTGSPAAKDRSAVRRRSSVELEIFRKRWQKAATEDNCWIDPYPELETNSRKQ from the exons ATGGTGTTCATCATCGGGACCTCTTTTGTTGAATTTGATTATATAATG AAATTGTGGACTGGGATATCAACTGATTTTGTAGCAACTACTCAAGCCAATTCGTGGCACCGTGAGTCTAGCTTGATAAATGTAATTAATCCTACTCTGAAGGTAAATGTAATTAATCCTACTCTGAAGACTGACATATCAGACTTACCCCCTCAAGCCAATTCATGGCACCGTGAGTCTAGCTTGGAGTCCACTCGATCCAATTCATGCAAG AGTCCTTGCACATCTCTGGGAAGTGAAGCATTGCCTAAAGGTATTGTTAGTCCGAAGTCAGACTTGGAAATGGTGCCTCTATGGGGTTCTCGAAGAGGAAAG GATGGTGTCAGTTTACAGAAGAGCTTATTGGCGATTCCAGTTGGAATAAACCAAAAGGCCATGGTGAATCAGATTGTAATGAAG TTTGTTTCCAGTGATTTCACCGTGATGCTTTTTCACTATGATGGTGTTGTTGATGAATGGAAAGATTTACAATGGAGTGACAGTGCCCTACATATTTCTGCAATCAATCAAACAAAATG GTGGTTTGCTAAGCGCTTCTTACATCCAGACATAGTTGCACCGTACAAGTATATCTTCCTATGGGATGAGGATATCGAGGTGGAAAATTTTCATCCTAAAAG ATACTTGATGATTGTTGAGAGGGAAGGCTTAGAGATATCACAACCTGCACTTGACCTTGCAAAATCTCGGATTCATCATCAAATTACAGCACGTTTAAGCAAACGAGTCGTACACAG AAGGATGTACAAGTTCAGTGGTGACAAAAAATGTGATGATAACAGCAGTCAACCTCCATGCACTGG ATGGGTAGAAATGATGGCTCCTGTTTTCTCGAGAGCTGCCTGGCGCTGTGCGTGGCATATGATTCAA AATGACTTGATTCATGCATGGGGTCTCGATATGAAGCTCGGTTACTGTGCTCAG GGTGATCAGAGCAAAAACATTGGAGTGGTGGACAGTGAATACATAGTTCATAAGGGGCTGCCGACGCTTGGCGGGTTTGATGAGAAAATG GGATCTACTGGTTCGCCTGCCGCTAAAGATAGATCTGCA GTGAGGCGGCGGTCTTCTGTCGAATTGGAGATCTTTCGAAAAAGATGGCAGAAGGCTGCGACCGAAGATAATTGCTGGATCGATCCATATCCTGAACTCGAAACAAACTCGAGGAAGCAGTAA
- the LOC103969507 gene encoding uncharacterized protein LOC103969507, which produces MEMLRATYGSDSEEDDADDSAAAPPIVGSRSSSGSSRSKADSVNGRSNLEQLDPLPPPPLDLLQSPNVLDFSSTTQGSRIRSFPHVEGNYALHVYVPVVIPTTMKMPVALFVKRIASLVPGLYAVDIDYPLAELCRDDLKLEQMLLGREFHVSLGRTVPIKVHQIDSIVAMLRQKFQSQRRYRVEFNKWDVFVNDEQTRSFLALEVLGGGLSEITKQIHIVDVIYRLHGLPEFYKNPRPHISLLWGSGDMSDRLKQGIEEIDRSYKNANLSCGGHIFTCKTSGIECKIGKKTYSICKFLD; this is translated from the exons ATGGAGATGCTGAGGGCGACGTACGGCTCGGACTCGGAAGAGGACGACGCAGACGACTCGGCCGCTGCTCCTCCCATCGTCGGCAGCAGGAGTAGTAGTGGTAGTAGTAGGAGCAAGGCAGATTCCGTCAATGGTCGTTCGAATCTTGAACAACTGGACCCTTTGCCGCCGCCGCCTCTCGATCTCCTCCAATCCCCCAATGTTCTAG ATTTCTCATCAACTACTCAAGGTAGCCGCATCAGAAGCTTCCCACATGTCGAAGGAAATTATGCTCTTCACGTTTACGTACCAG TTGTTATACCAACTACAATGAAGATGCCAGTAGCGCTTTTTGTAAAAAGAATTGCATCTCTGGTGCCTGGTCTTTATGCTGTTGATATTGATTACCCTCTTGCCGAGTTATGCAGAGATGATCTGAAGCTAGAACAGATGCTCCTAGGAAGAGAATTCCATGTTAGTTTGGGAAGAACTGTTCCTATTAAAGTGCATCAAATCGATTCCATCGTGGCAATGCTTCGTCAGAAGTTCCAATCTCAGAGAAG GTACAGGGTAGAGTTCAACAAGTGGGATGTTTTTGTCAATGATGAGCAAACTCGCTCTTTTCTTGCACTTGAAGTTCTTGGTGGTGGTCTATCAGAG ATAACTAAGCAGATTCATATTGTTGACGTGATATATAGATTGCATGGTCTCCCTGAGTTTTATAAG AATCCACGACCCCACATATCATTGTTATGGGGATCAGGAGATATGAGCGACAGGTTAAAGCAGGGTATTGAAGAAATTGACAGATCCTACAAAAATGCAAACCTGTCATGTGGTGGTCACATCTTTACTTGCAAGACCAGTGGCATCGAATGTAAAATAGGTAAAAAGACATACAGCATATGTAAGTTTCTTGATTGA